One Mycolicibacterium fortuitum subsp. fortuitum genomic window carries:
- a CDS encoding secretion protein EccK, with amino-acid sequence MSSAPLSAPPVADPHPATPAAASTSTGPAASTASGPAAAPPVSAPSTGGGATGGGMGGGMGGGMPLGAPPTAPPAAPVPPAAAAAAPPPAAAAPPQGGAQVAPVPVSAARAERDAAQNAVRRNAGEHDPLSVARRIAAALNAPDMVNVDDFFFHWITAVTKDGKIVVANNYGLAYIPEQVQLPQQVVMASADESISPAERGSWATFPIIAIQRWAQHHDKELRAVIGTEEQFAGTDAGAHQVILTPEDIPTSGKMTGRDRLQVIAPEISARLAGFSDADLVSVLPPAPADSNPPEDQRGELWDRVWQPLCSSASNRGQAHLQAFVAYAAHAQEHAFYAAHSAAEPQDQRKAADAFIYWQHVGQTIADALAT; translated from the coding sequence ATGAGTTCAGCACCGCTGAGTGCACCCCCAGTGGCGGATCCGCATCCCGCCACGCCGGCAGCTGCCTCCACCTCCACGGGCCCCGCCGCTTCAACAGCGAGCGGCCCCGCCGCTGCCCCGCCGGTCAGTGCGCCCAGTACCGGCGGCGGCGCGACAGGCGGCGGCATGGGTGGCGGTATGGGCGGTGGTATGCCGTTGGGTGCGCCGCCTACGGCACCTCCGGCCGCACCGGTTCCTCCGGCCGCAGCCGCGGCAGCTCCGCCTCCCGCTGCGGCGGCGCCGCCGCAGGGTGGTGCGCAAGTCGCTCCGGTTCCGGTGTCGGCAGCGCGCGCAGAACGCGACGCGGCCCAGAATGCGGTACGCCGCAACGCCGGTGAGCACGATCCGCTCAGTGTCGCGCGCCGGATCGCGGCCGCGCTGAACGCGCCCGACATGGTGAACGTCGACGACTTCTTCTTCCACTGGATCACCGCTGTCACCAAAGACGGCAAGATCGTCGTCGCAAACAACTACGGCTTGGCCTACATCCCTGAACAGGTCCAGCTACCGCAACAGGTGGTGATGGCCTCCGCGGATGAATCGATCTCGCCTGCCGAGCGGGGCAGCTGGGCAACCTTCCCGATCATCGCGATACAGCGTTGGGCCCAGCATCACGACAAGGAGTTGCGGGCGGTCATCGGCACCGAGGAGCAGTTCGCCGGCACGGATGCCGGTGCGCACCAGGTGATTCTGACGCCTGAGGACATCCCGACCAGCGGCAAGATGACGGGCCGTGACCGTCTGCAGGTGATTGCGCCGGAGATCAGTGCCCGGCTCGCCGGCTTCAGTGATGCCGATTTGGTAAGTGTGTTGCCTCCGGCGCCGGCAGATTCGAATCCCCCCGAGGATCAACGAGGTGAGCTGTGGGACCGCGTCTGGCAGCCGCTGTGCAGTAGCGCTTCCAACCGCGGCCAGGCACATCTGCAGGCGTTCGTGGCGTACGCGGCGCACGCCCAGGAGCATGCTTTCTACGCGGCGCACTCCGCTGCGGAACCCCAGGATCAACGCAAGGCAGCCGACGCGTTCATCTACTGGCAGCACGTGGGCCAGACGATCGCCGACGCACTTGCCACGTAA
- a CDS encoding neutral zinc metallopeptidase, giving the protein MDTAWKPLITAAGMEFRSPKVSLAEGCDSDGMRGFAGQYCSKTETLYVPLSTLSPRKDSAEVIFNLAVLAHEYGHHVQHLIGTLGEMYKQARAVGEQSEPGLELSRRMELQAQCFSGMFVGSIVDTGGRFTTADYQVIANGNWDAVSPRDHGSPEHYGSWWDHGYRLNKIGECNTWLSPAGDVS; this is encoded by the coding sequence ATGGACACGGCGTGGAAGCCCCTGATCACTGCGGCGGGAATGGAATTCCGTAGCCCCAAGGTATCTCTTGCCGAAGGATGCGATAGCGACGGGATGCGCGGCTTCGCAGGCCAGTACTGCAGCAAGACGGAAACTCTGTATGTGCCGCTTTCCACCTTGTCCCCGAGGAAAGACAGCGCCGAGGTGATCTTCAACCTGGCGGTACTCGCCCATGAATACGGCCATCACGTCCAGCACCTCATCGGAACCTTGGGTGAAATGTACAAACAGGCGCGAGCCGTGGGCGAGCAGTCCGAACCAGGACTGGAACTGTCGCGCCGCATGGAGCTACAGGCGCAGTGCTTCTCCGGCATGTTCGTCGGCTCCATCGTCGACACCGGAGGCCGGTTCACTACCGCCGATTACCAGGTGATTGCAAACGGCAATTGGGATGCCGTTTCACCACGCGACCACGGATCGCCTGAGCACTACGGATCCTGGTGGGACCACGGCTACCGTCTGAACAAGATCGGCGAGTGCAACACCTGGCTCTCCCCTGCCGGCGACGTGTCATAG
- a CDS encoding amino acid permease: MPTAGGMFRTKSVEQSIRDTDEPDAKLRKDLTARDLTVFGVAVVIGAGIFTLTARTAGTMAGPSVSLAFILAAIACGLTALCYAEFASTVPVAGSAYTFAYATFGEAIAWIIGWDLILEFALAVSVVAKGWSQYLGDVLGGMTPVAHLGAVTFDWGAVTIIAIVGFLLATGTKLSSRVSAIAVAIKLGVIVLILIVGATYFKASNLTPFIPPAEPSPKADGVHQSMLAWLTGSGGTSFGWLGLLSAASIAFFAFVGFDVVATAAEETRNPQRDVPRGIFASLAIVTVCYVAVSLVLTGMVHYTQLQGENVTLATAFALHGATWVKNIIAIGALAGLSTVVMVMFLGQTRVLFAMARDGLIPRSLARTGKRRTPVRLTVIVGTICAGLAAFVDFGTLAGMVNIGTLVAFVLVAVGVPILRRTRPDLKRGFRVPFVPLIPILAAGSCLWLMLNLEVETWLRFVVWMGIGAVVYLAYGRSHSLLARPRPPAREDVEQPVEVGGLTDPASGRPL; the protein is encoded by the coding sequence ATGCCGACCGCCGGCGGGATGTTCCGCACCAAATCGGTCGAGCAGTCGATCCGAGACACCGACGAGCCGGACGCGAAGCTGCGCAAGGACCTCACCGCAAGGGATCTCACGGTTTTCGGTGTCGCGGTTGTCATCGGCGCCGGCATCTTCACCCTCACCGCCCGGACCGCGGGCACCATGGCGGGCCCCTCGGTCTCACTGGCCTTCATCCTGGCGGCGATTGCCTGCGGACTGACTGCGCTCTGCTACGCCGAGTTCGCCTCGACGGTTCCCGTCGCGGGCAGCGCCTATACATTCGCCTACGCCACCTTCGGTGAGGCGATCGCCTGGATCATCGGCTGGGACCTGATTCTCGAGTTCGCGCTCGCGGTTTCCGTTGTCGCCAAAGGCTGGTCGCAGTATCTCGGCGACGTACTCGGCGGAATGACACCCGTCGCACACCTCGGGGCGGTCACGTTCGACTGGGGTGCGGTAACGATCATCGCGATCGTCGGCTTTCTTCTCGCAACCGGCACCAAGCTTTCATCGCGCGTGTCCGCCATCGCGGTGGCGATCAAGCTCGGGGTGATCGTGCTGATCCTCATCGTCGGGGCCACCTACTTCAAGGCGTCCAACCTGACGCCGTTCATCCCACCGGCGGAGCCGTCGCCCAAAGCAGACGGTGTGCACCAGTCGATGCTCGCCTGGCTCACCGGATCCGGCGGCACAAGCTTCGGGTGGCTCGGCCTGCTGTCGGCGGCCAGTATCGCGTTCTTCGCCTTCGTCGGATTCGATGTGGTGGCCACCGCTGCCGAAGAGACTCGCAATCCGCAGCGCGACGTGCCTCGCGGCATCTTCGCCTCGCTGGCCATCGTCACCGTGTGCTACGTCGCGGTTTCGCTCGTGCTTACCGGGATGGTGCACTACACCCAGCTCCAGGGCGAAAATGTCACTCTCGCAACGGCGTTTGCGCTCCACGGCGCCACCTGGGTGAAGAACATCATCGCCATCGGTGCGCTGGCCGGCCTGTCCACCGTCGTGATGGTGATGTTCCTCGGCCAGACCCGCGTGCTCTTCGCGATGGCCCGCGACGGCCTGATTCCCCGCAGCCTCGCGCGCACCGGTAAGCGCCGAACGCCCGTGCGGCTCACCGTCATCGTCGGCACGATCTGCGCGGGCCTTGCAGCGTTCGTCGACTTCGGCACGCTGGCAGGGATGGTCAACATCGGCACCCTGGTGGCATTCGTCCTGGTGGCAGTCGGCGTGCCGATCCTGCGGCGGACGCGACCAGATCTGAAGCGCGGCTTCCGGGTCCCGTTTGTTCCGCTGATTCCGATCCTGGCCGCTGGCTCCTGCCTGTGGCTCATGCTCAACCTCGAAGTCGAGACCTGGCTGCGCTTCGTGGTCTGGATGGGGATCGGTGCGGTCGTGTACCTCGCCTATGGCCGTTCACATTCGCTGCTCGCGCGGCCTCGGCCACCGGCGCGCGAGGACGTCGAACAGCCTGTCGAGGTGGGGGGTCTGACCGATCCGGCGTCGGGCCGGCCGCTATGA
- a CDS encoding Glu/Leu/Phe/Val dehydrogenase dimerization domain-containing protein — MTATRTASGVFGRSQELSARAHEQVVFCEDAESGLKAIIAIHSTALGPALGGTRMYPYADEFEALEDVLRLSWGMSYKAAAAGVNLGGGKAVIIGDPATDKSEALFAAYARFVNGLGGRYVTAGDVGTNTDDLDVIGKYTPHVTGRSVAAGGSGDSARLTALGVFNAMRAGTESIWGTASLAGRSVGVEGVGKVGRELIALLLDDGAEVCATDVNDAALQRLSADHPSVRLLGSVATAPVDVYAPCALGATLTPVSAESIEAKLICGAANNQLATPDVEQVLGRRGITWVPDFVANAGGLIQVSGELQGADRAAVEADVTRIFDRCRDIISAARDGRIGTGAAANLFAERRLDGAI; from the coding sequence GTCGTGTTCTGCGAGGACGCCGAGTCCGGCCTGAAGGCGATCATCGCCATCCACTCGACCGCACTGGGCCCGGCCCTCGGCGGCACCCGGATGTACCCCTACGCTGACGAATTCGAAGCGCTCGAAGACGTGCTCCGGCTGTCGTGGGGCATGTCGTACAAGGCCGCGGCGGCGGGAGTGAACCTCGGCGGCGGCAAGGCCGTGATCATCGGAGATCCCGCGACCGACAAGAGCGAGGCGTTGTTCGCCGCCTACGCACGGTTCGTCAACGGGCTCGGCGGCCGGTATGTCACCGCGGGCGACGTCGGCACCAACACCGACGACCTGGATGTCATCGGCAAGTACACCCCGCACGTGACCGGCCGCAGCGTCGCTGCAGGCGGCTCGGGAGACAGCGCGCGACTGACCGCGCTGGGTGTGTTCAATGCGATGCGCGCCGGTACCGAATCTATCTGGGGGACAGCATCGTTGGCGGGCCGTAGCGTCGGCGTGGAGGGCGTCGGCAAGGTGGGTCGCGAACTCATCGCCCTGCTGCTCGACGACGGTGCGGAGGTGTGTGCAACCGATGTGAACGACGCCGCACTGCAACGCCTCTCGGCCGACCACCCGTCGGTACGACTGTTGGGTTCGGTCGCGACCGCCCCGGTGGACGTCTACGCTCCGTGCGCGCTCGGTGCGACCCTGACGCCGGTGAGCGCCGAGAGCATCGAGGCCAAATTGATCTGCGGTGCGGCCAACAACCAGCTGGCGACTCCCGATGTCGAGCAGGTACTCGGCCGCCGTGGCATCACCTGGGTGCCCGACTTCGTCGCCAACGCCGGTGGTCTCATCCAAGTCAGTGGTGAATTGCAGGGTGCAGACCGGGCGGCCGTCGAAGCAGACGTGACGCGCATCTTCGACCGGTGCCGCGACATCATCTCCGCGGCGCGCGACGGGCGCATCGGCACCGGTGCCGCAGCGAACCTGTTCGCCGAGCGGCGACTCGACGGAGCCATCTGA